aTTTCAAAGGATCACATATAAAAATGTACAACTTCTGCTCTACCCAAAGCAGGGTCTGGTTTTCTCTGATAAATCTAGGGGAAAGTTGGTCCTGATATGTTCACAAAAGGCAGTGCTGAgaacaaaaaacacaaatacactTTGAGAATTTGGAAAACACTACCTGTACTGAATAAACCTTcatgattcttaaaaaaaaaaaaaaaaaactaagttatTCCTTCCAAGTCACTAATAGaatgccatttaaaaattataatcttgggacttccctggtggtccaggggctaagactccgtgttcgcaatgcagggggtctgggttccatccctggtcagggaactagatcccacgtgctgcaactaaagcccagtgtagccaaataaataaaatattttcaaaaaattataatCTCTCAATATACTGAGGTATAGAAAGAGAAGAACAGTCAGATCTTTATTTCATTAATGAAGAAAGAACTCTTCTAAGCTGGAATGTTTACAATGATCTTCAAAAAGCAACAGGGGATGGTTCCCTCTATTTTAAGTGGCGAATATAAACTACTTGAGAGGGTTTAAGAATGAGGAAGAATTTATTTAGGGCTTCCTCATACTCAAGAACCTACATCACTCCCACTGCTTTACCTCCCTCTAATATGTTCTCCAGGACACTCCCTTTTcctccatttccttccttctttcccttctaaCTAGGAATGTTATAGATTTGAAAGGGACGGGGTGAGAATATGTAGTTGCACAGGGAGCACAGGCTAAGAACCCAGAGCTCATCTTCCTGAACTTCTATCACAGCCAGGGAAACTGAGACCTGAGACGTGACAGCTTTTGCTCATTGTTacacccctcctccacctccagtGAATTCTAAAGGTCTTACATATGTTCTCTTCAATTCTAAAATCCAAGTCTACATTtacaagaataaataatttcagatttcaaaagttttctttggaattttgaaaaagttgataaatttattcttaaaatgtcTGTGAGATTGCCTTAAAGGTTTACTTTTGAAAGATTAGGGCTACCTCACCCATTATATAAGAAGATCCTTGTTTGGGATCAATCTTTATGTGATGTTTTTTTCTGGGATGATATACAGGGTCACTGATCTGGTTGGGAAGTAGAAGAGATCCAAGAAAAACCTCCAGAAAAGCCCTCAGGGAAACAGATGAATTAGtatttagttttccaaatgtcaCCAAAAGAAGTTCATAAAAATGGACTGGAAGAAGGACCTAGGAGTTCCCCACCCTTTCTTAAATCTTTAGGCTATCAAAGTGAAATACtgtaaaaactaaaacataaacatattttaaaatagagaagatATAGTTTGCACATACTTTTCATGAATCTTCAAGACTCGGTGAACTATAGGAATCTCTCTTCCTTCTATCCTAAAAACAACAATTTCTCCCACTCGTATGGGATCTTCAACTCGATTTGTTAGAAAGAGAAGATCTCCTCTATGAAATGCAGGTTCCATGCTGCCactgggagggaaaaaagaatataacaaCAAAAGAATGTCTgagattaaatttattttcaaagttaGATATTCAACAAAAGTTATCACCTTTGTAATATACTTAATACCTTAACAAATGTATCAACATACATGTGTACTGTCCTCCAAAAAAGGTTTCTTTATACTAATTAGTTATACTAAAGGTTTCCTTTAGTTAACTAGTTCCATTTCAACCATTACTATTCAAAAGAACTTACATTTTGAAAAGGGCAATGTTACTAATTccttaaccttttaaaatttcaaaacagaatataaaagaatgaaCTTTATAATCCCTGCCCTTATTTTCCATCTGAAAACACTAAAGATATTCAAATATTCAAATGAGAACAAGATCATCTTCTTCTGCCATTTATAAAGATACAGAGCAAGATGACCTTATGGTTTCAATCCAACAAGGAGAAAAACAGCTCATCAAGTCAAGGACAGTCAGCTACAGAGATAATGCTTGTGCTATCaactgatttatttaaaaaagaaaaacaagaaagaaaaccaaggacGAAAGCGGAGATTTTTGCCTAAGAATTTCAAAAACGAGCAAAGAAATTCAATTTCATGGTACTTAGTGGTTACAAACTTTTAGAGTGTCTTCTTACCTTTCACCCGTTCTACCTTATACCAAGTCCTTCAACGGTCCTAAGATATTTGCACTACTTGATGAAACTTTTGTTTCTATAATGAAATAGTGCATCAGTATTTTAGAAACTCAAGCTCTAATTGTCAATaactgcaccccactccagcactcttgcctggaaaatcccatggacagaggagcctggtaggctgcagtccacggggtcgctaggagtcggacacgactgagtgacttccctttcacttttcactttcatgcatcggagaaggaaatggcaacccactccagtgttcttgcctggaggatcccagagatggcggagcctggtgggctgccatctatggggtggcgcagagtcagacacgactgaagcgacttagcatagcataagtttaataaggaaaaaatggATAGACAAGGAATAAAATTCAACACAAGAATAATGACAAGGTTCAAATACTTCTGTCTGAAGACTCTGGTCCTCTATACACAAGGCAGTACAGCAGCGGCTCCCAAATCCGGTCGCACACGAGAATCACCAGAGAAACTTAAAAGTCCCCGCCCAGGCCTTGTCCCAAACCACGTAAATCAGAATGTCTGAGGATGAGAAGTAGGCATCAAACCAATATTCTGTAAAGATCCAAGGTGATTCAAACACGGGCAAATTTGGGGGCTAACTAGAAATATGGATTTTTCAGCACAATGTTTATTCTTAAAACTTCTGTTAAGCTTCCTCATGGGGCAATCAATTCCCTTTCTCAGAAGGTGTTCAGACAAAAGATGAAACACGTGTTTGGTGAAAATATAGAAGGTATTCTAGACATgaaattttcaagtttttattttggttgattttttaaaaaatcagtgacaTCCTTGGTTCAAATAAAACCTTgcttgaaaattatataaataaaacagataaaagttGAGTTGTTCTGGTTCAATGACTCAGCTTTATCGAGCACTTATATACAAAGTGCTAATTCTAAGTGGTGTTTCTTTATTTCAAACAATCTTCAGAACAATTCTACGATGTAGGTACTATAATTATCCTAACTTTATAGATAAGAAGACTGAGGCTTAGACTGGCCTAGAgttattagttaaaaaaaaaaaattataaaagagggAATTAAACCAAGGGAGTCTACTCTCACTGTGCTAAATTGCCTCTGAGATACTCCAGAACTTTAAGCGAGGAGTTATCATGATCAcatttgcacttaaaaaaaaaatcacttcagaAGCTACAGAGTTCACAGAagacattcaaatatttattggagtCATGAATATATGGAAAAGATGAGAAGGTAAATTGGGAGACCACTTGTCCAGGGTATTATCTACAACTGAATACTTGGCAATTATTAAGTATTATTAAAACATGCACACTGGAAAATGATAAggggaaaagactgaaaaagaatacatgtagAGTTACCTCAATTATGTAAGAAATAACATACATGAAAAAGAGACTAAAATGTTAATAGTGATTATATCCCAGAACTACAGGTGACGTAGTTTCATCTAGattttttgtgttttcaaaatttcatatcatgaaaatatattaagtgttttaaaatttttattataaaagcatttttttttaaaggtcactACAATAGCCCAAGCAGGAAATGATGAGGGCCTGAAATAGAACAACAGCAGGGAGGACAGCTATAAAAGGGCAGAATAGAGGGAGGGAAAACAACAAATCTGATGGTCAATTGGATTATGACAGAAGGGGAACAAGAATGACTCTTAGGTTTTTAACACTGGCAACTGAGCAGATGGTCGGTCGTGACAGTCACAAAACTAGGAGGAAGAAGAACAGGTTTTTGGGAAAAGAAGATGAATTTCACTTTTATTGGTGGAGTGTCAAGTGCCTGGTCAACATCTAGGTAGAGATGTTAGCGTAGGATGAAAACAAGAGTGTAGATTCAGGGGATAAAGttggatgaggaaaaaaaaagatttaagaatCCAGATATAGATGGCAATTCAAAACAGATAAAAAGCATGTAGTGAAAAGGattattaaggaaataattattaaagaaacttttaaaaaattaaataattagtaGACTTCTTACTATTTATTATCTGATCAAACtatacttttaaatataataCATCATTAATCAATTTTGTAAGAggtcatatataatttatataaattaaactgCGGAATTTCCTGGAGGTCCATGGTTTGGActcttccactgtagggggcctaggttcaatcctctgtcagggaaccaagatcctgaaagccatgcagcataaacatatttatacataaataaaaataaaactgacttcAGTGtcacaaagggggaaaaaaatcagttttgaatGTTCCCTGAAACttcagtaaataaaataaataataagtatttgTCTTTATTCCCAATAGTTTCACAAAAGTCCTAAAAGTGGATTTTCAGGTGGCCTGAGTCCTTGGAGGTACATTTGGATCTAGGTAAAAATTATATTCCTTGAAGTTTCATAAAATCACGTAATTTACCTTTTCTCTAATGACTACTCCCACTAGTCTTGACCAGATGCTCTCTTGACCtggtctcttttcattttttttttactccacgTTGACAATCAGAAAAGTTTAATATATGAATAACCTAGCTACCAAAAACTTATCCAAACATGCCTTTTAAATCCCAGCTGATATTTTCAGGACCACCAAAGTGTGGAGCAGGTATTTAGTACAATCCCCTATTCACTCCATCATTCCAGTTTAAAGGTAATTAGACTGTCCTTAAGCATCTCCACTGAATGGAACTCAATCTGAAATAATCCCAGAGGAATGTCCAGAAGCCTCCTGGGCCTTCTCTCTACAGCTTTTCCCCACAGCGACAATTAGTGTGGCTTCTCCTTCCATTAGCGTTTGAACACTTACTGAATTCAAAACTGTCCATGAACTTAGGGCCACACAATTTTAGACCTGGAACATCTCTGTCTAGCCttcattttctagatgaggaagCTATGATTCAGTCTGTAAGAGACTTCCCCAAGGTTGTAGGAAAGACAATGAAAGAGCTAAAGACCCAAGTCTCCATACTCCTAGAACAATACATTAAGTGCTTTCCAAGATAATAAAATCCAGACGTTTCACTGGATCTTTAAAATCACAATTGCATTTGATTAGTAATAAAGACAGACCGAGGGTGCGCGTATGAGTGTTAGCAAGGGAGGAGGAAGACACTGGAGACCCAGTGCTTCCAAGCACTTAACTGCTGGAAGTATAGCCTAGTAAGACAGTCAGAGTCAAATTCTTCTTGTTAAGACTAATGTACTATTATCTAGACTCTAGGTAATGTTAatgattcaatttattttatatttatactttattatCCCCAGAAAATACTTGAGACAGTTTACATAATTAAGATTCAAATAAGACCAAATTATAATGATTCAATTAAATAACCAAGTGTTAATTCTCCAAAAATGAGTTActaaattaagtttttaaaatcattaagaatATGAGTACAAGGATAGGGAAGGAAAAATCAGTACTATTTGTCACTTTAAGAGATGGCATTAATACATTCAAAATTCCTGAAGTCTATTTAGAAGTGATATTTAAAGGTCAGCATGAAACATGGAAATAATTAGTGAGGCTTCTGTACTGACACTGAGAACATGCTGCAGAAGAAGTCTTAATTTATGAAGATGATATATGATCTTGTAAATTAACAACTAAGTATCAGCCctgattggagaagaaaatggcaactcactccagtattcttgcctggaaaatcccatggacagaggagcctggcaggctacaacagtccatggggtcacaaagagtcggacacgactgagcaactaaaccaccatcagcCCTGATAGACTAAAGTAAAAAACATAAGAAGACAGAAGGATTTCGGGAAAATAAACTATACTGAAGCACTTTCTTAACAGATGTGCCAAAAATAAAGCTCATACGGTAAACATTTCATGGAAAAGTCATGAGCCCTTTGGGATCTGAATGGAAAGCTCCTGACAAAATTGAGAATTTCTCacaactgagaaagaaaaacaaattttcttcCAGGCCCTCTTCTGGGAAACAGTAATGTCTAAAGGAATGATATATCCGTTATTCAACATCTCAGTTTCTCTCCCAAGTTATGCCATGCAACTCCAtgtcttgaaaagaaaaattaattgttACCTGAGCACCACTACAATTGGACTTTCACTTCCAGTTATGACCATTAACCCCTTCCAGATCATTAGTGCCGAGGAGACAATCATTCCAAAATTTAGGACTTGATAATAGAGCTGTAAGAACAAGAAAAGAGATCAGATCCATAGTTAGCCCAACAGAGGAAAGCAACCAAGAGCAGTATCAATTTTAAAGTTTCAAGTAGTACTATTAGGGTACCTGAAGTTCGCacacttcttttaaatttttatttatttttttggctgtactgggtcttagttgtggcatgtgtgatctagttccctgaccagggattgaacccaggtcccctacaCTGGGAGTGCAGACGCTTAGCCACtgaaccccagggaagtcccagagactGCCTTTCAAACCATGTAATAATTACCCCATTAGCACATCCCAGTACAGCCCCTCAACCTACCCAAAGAATCCTGCTCCGCTTTGTTTGCTAAAACACATTACATTCATATGAAAACATCATTTTCAGAACTTCtcacataaattatttcatttgggCTTCACAACCATTCAGCTTAAATTCCATCACATTCACGGCACACACCAGCCAACAGCAATGTACCTGTGCTTCGAAACTCCTCTAGGACTTACTTTTGTACAATACATAGCCCTTGATAATTACAGGCTATTCAATGACGTTTAACCTGAACCCTCATTTTGTAGGTGATGAAACTTAGTCTCACAGAGAGGAAATGACTTTGTCAAAGCCAAACCacttgttttatattattttttgaaaagacaaaaaatagtctttttattCCAAAGACAGATTTAAGGAAGTAGAGTCAGAGAGGCTAAGGATAGAAAAACTAGCTTTTAAGAAGTGACTGTGGTCAGCTCGTGGATCGGCAGCCAGgaattcagcaagaggctctaTTTTCCAAACCTCCCATGCTAAGAAAGTCATCTATATACACTACTGGTTAGGGCAAAAGATTATTAAGGGCCACAATCCAGAGTCACTGAAGGAAGGGCTGTGGGATTCtataaaaactacaaaacatagTTTCATGATCCCTTATTTAAAACCCTTGGGGGTCAGAAAGGCTTCATAATTCAGAATTGGCCAGATTTTGAAAAGATAATACCCGAACATACCATATAGTACATAACACCCCGAGCAGGCAATATCCTATAATCAAGCCTATTAATATTTCTGcagcaaaacataaaaaacatactgaaataaataaagctaaaaataGCTACATGTCAGTCAGTTCAAATCTGTTTTGCTGAGGAAAAGCTTTCTGTTTCCAGAAGGGCACAGATGTAGCATTGTCAGAACAGGTGTGGGATAGCTAATAAAATAactggttgggtttttttttggctgcaccctgtagcatgtgggatcttagttccccacccagggatggacgCTGTGCCCCCTGCcactgagggcagattcttaaccactaggctaTGACAGAAGTCCCTAAAGTAGCTgttctctaaaagaaaaatgaaagatttaaaaaatcctGATTTTCTCTGTCCCTGCAAGGAAGTCACTATCatcactcttctctttttccttagaCATGTAATCCTATTTTCACTACACAATCATTGTTGTGACATGTATCCAATCATCAGGAGCAACCTCAACAATAGAGAAAGAGGTTGAGTCTCTCACTATGTATAACTATCAATGTTCCTTAAAAGATGCCTGCTTGTACACTTGAGTCAGTGTGTGACTGTCAAAACCTAGACAAGCACACTATCTGCGAAAACAAATATTCTGCCTGAGCAAAAGTTTGAAAGTACcggatttttcactctcttctccccTTTTCCATGACAAAAACCTTTACTCAAAAGCCCCTGCTTTCTTCACCACTGTATCTGAATGCTAACGAATGTACAGATGCATGTAGAGAAAGAAGTATTTTGGGTATCGACCGAAGTAAGGTGGCAGCTACCTAACCTTCTCATACCATTTGGCCACTGCAAGCTACTAACAGGACATTGTGACGTATGTAGAGTAACAATCACAGAACTGAATAGCCccattattttttctatgaaatGGCTGGAACATTACGTTCTTCAGTGTTCAAAATTAAAGAATGTTATTAAAAACCAGTCAAAGCTCTATGTAATATCTCTTTGTAGCTATGGCATAAG
The nucleotide sequence above comes from Bubalus kerabau isolate K-KA32 ecotype Philippines breed swamp buffalo chromosome 19, PCC_UOA_SB_1v2, whole genome shotgun sequence. Encoded proteins:
- the SEC11A gene encoding signal peptidase complex catalytic subunit SEC11A isoform X2, translating into MIVSSALMIWKGLMVITGSESPIVVVLSGSMEPAFHRGDLLFLTNRVEDPIRVGEIVVFRIEGREIPIVHRVLKIHEKQNGHIKFLTKGDNNAVDDRGLYKQGQHWLEKKDVVGRARGFVPYIGIVTILMNDYPKFKYAVLFLLGLFVLVHRE